The sequence GCCCATCCCGCGCACGCTCGGCCTGACGCTCTTCGGTGACCTCGACATCTCGATCCTCAACGAGATGCCACCGGGCCGGCGACCCGTCAAGACTGGGCTCGTCCCGCCCGAAAAGCGGTCGGATGCGTACAACTTCATCCGCCAGCAGGTCAACGCCGGTCGCCAGGTGTTTGTGATCTGCCCGCTCATCCAGGAGTCCGACAAGCTGGGCGTGAGGTCCGCGACCCAGGAGCTGGAAAAATTGCAGCGCGACGTGTTTCCCGAGCTCGCGTCGCGCATCGCGCTGCTCCATGGGCGACTCAAATCCGCCGAGAAGGAGGCGGTGATGTCAGCCTTCAAGCGGGGCGACGTCGCCATCCTGGTGTCCACCTCCGTGGTGGAAGTCGGCATCGACATTCCGAATGCCACCGTCATGATGATCGAGGGGGCGGATCGATTCGGATTAGCGCAGCTGCATCAATTCCGCGGTCGCGTGGGACGGGGCTCGGAGGAGTCGTGGTGCCTGCTGTTCACGGATGCCGAGGATCCGCAGTCCCTCAAACGCCTGCAGGCCGTCGTCACGAACAAGAGTGGCTTCGACCTTGCCGAGATCGACCTCGACTTACGGGGCTGGGGGGACCTGGCTGGTTACCGGCAGCATGGCAAGGACTTCAAGATGGCGAGCCTGCTGGACGTGGCGTTGATCAGCGACGCCCAGAGCGAGGCCGTCCGCCTCTTGAACCGCGACCCGGCCCTGGACGGCGAGCCGGCGCTCCGCCGCCAGCTTTCGGCGTATCGTCAGGTTTTCGCTCTGGACTGACCTTGGGTGGTGGGGTGGCGGGCGGAGGTCGACGCAGCATGCTCAGGACGCGCCCGACCGTCATCCCGGCGGCGAGCGGCAGCACGAGGACCAGAACGATGCCGAGCAGGGCGTCGACGACGACTATGCCGTGGCTCCTTTGCCGGCGCGAACGGGCCCGGCCGTGTGGCCTGCTTTACTCATGACATGCCCGGGCCGGCCACGCGCGTTACCGCGGGGACAAGCCGCGGTCGTCTGCTCAAGACCCCGCCGGGGCGCTCCACGCGTCCGACCACCTCACTGGTCCGCGAGGCCTTGTTCAACATCATCGGCGACAGCATACGCGGTGCACGCGTACTCGATCTGTTCGCCGGCGCCGGGACCCTCGGTATCGAGGCGCTCTCTCGCGGCGCGGCGTGGGCGACATTTGTGGAGCGGGATCGATCCTGTGCTACGATCGTCGCCGAGAATTTGACCGCAACCGGCTTCGCCCAGCAGGGCGACGTGGCAAGCGCCGATGCCATCGACTGGTTGAGGTCGCACGGTGGCGACCTCGCCACCTACAACCTTCTGCTTCTCGATCCTCCCTACCGCGACGCGGTGAGCTTGACCAGCACCCTCGAGGCCCTCGACCGGGCCCTTTTGCGCGACCAGGCGTTGGTGGTGGTCGAGCATCATCGCAGCCAACCGGTGCCGCCGCTGCAGCGCCTGACGCATGTTCGCGACCGCGATTACGGCACCACGCGCCTGACGTTCTTGAGGTATCAATGATCACCGCCCTCTATCCCGGCAGCTTCGATCCCCTGACGCATGGCCACCTCGACATCGTCGACCGCGCGGCGCGCATCTTCGACCGGGTCGTGATTGCCGTGCTGGAAAATCCGAGCAAGCGCCCGCTCTTCACGAGCGGTGAGCGCGTCACCATGATCCGGGAGAGCCTGGGCGAACGCCCGAGCGTCGAGGTCAGCACCTTCCGGGGGCTCACGATCGACTTCGCGCGCCAGGTCGGGGCACGCGTGATCGTCCGCGGGCTTCGCGCCGTGTCAGACTTCGAGAGTGAGTTCCAGATGGCGCTGATGAACCGCCGGCTGGAGCCCGACGTTACGACGGTCTTCATTCCTACCAGCCTGCGTCACCTGTTTCTCAGCTCCAGCCTGATCAAAGAGCTCGCCGAGTTCGGTGGCGACATCTCAGAATTCGTCCCAGCCAACGTCGTCGGACCGCTCAAGCAACGTCTCACCAAGGGAGCACAGGCATGAACATCCATGAAGCCATCGATCGCCTCGAGTACGTGATTGCCCACAGCCGCCAGATCCCGCTGACCCGCACCGTCGTCGTCGACCAGGAAGAGGTGCTGGCCTGCATCGACGACCTGCGGCTCAGCCTTCCCGATGAGATCAAACAGGCCCGCTGGACGCTACAGGAACAGCAGCGTCTGCTTTCCGAGGCGCAAGCGGAGGCCGCCCGGACGGTGAGCAAGGCGGGTGAACGGGCCCAGACTATGATCGGCCAGCACGACCTGGTCAAGCGCGCCGAGAAGCAGGCCGAGGCGATGCTGAGGGAGGCGTCGGCGAAGGCCGAGGAGACCCGGCGGGCTGCCGACCGCTATGCGTCAGACGTCATGCAGTCCCTCGAGGCCCAGCTCTTACGGACCGTCGCCACGGTCAAGAAGGGGGTCGAGGCGCTCCGGCCGCCGGCTCCCCGGCCAGCCAAGGAAGTCGAGGTGATTAGCGGCCGTTAGCGACGGGGTCCCCTTATAATGGGCTGCTCATGGCTCTTCCAAAGACTCGGTACGCCCATGCCCGCCAGGGTGAGCGCCGCGCGCACCTGGCGATAAAGCGCCTGCAGCTCGTGGAGTGCTCGCAGTGCCACCAGCCGAAGCGGCCGCACGCGATCTGTCGTAACTGCGGCTACTACGACGGGCGCGAAGTCATCAAGACCGACTAGGTCTCTCCGATCACAGTCGCCTTCCTGTTTCCAGGCCAGGGCGCCCAATTCGTCGGGATGGCCCGCGACCTGCTCGAGCGGGACGCTGCGTCCGCCGACCTCCTCCACGATGCTGAGGCGCGCCTGCGGATGCCGCTCGGCCGGTTGATGCTGGATGGACCGGAGGCCGACCTGCAGGCGACGGAAAATGCCCAGCCGGCCATCCTCTTTCACAGTGTGGCGCTGCTCCGGCTG comes from Candidatus Dormiibacterota bacterium and encodes:
- the rsmD gene encoding 16S rRNA (guanine(966)-N(2))-methyltransferase RsmD yields the protein MPGPATRVTAGTSRGRLLKTPPGRSTRPTTSLVREALFNIIGDSIRGARVLDLFAGAGTLGIEALSRGAAWATFVERDRSCATIVAENLTATGFAQQGDVASADAIDWLRSHGGDLATYNLLLLDPPYRDAVSLTSTLEALDRALLRDQALVVVEHHRSQPVPPLQRLTHVRDRDYGTTRLTFLRYQ
- the coaD gene encoding pantetheine-phosphate adenylyltransferase, translated to MITALYPGSFDPLTHGHLDIVDRAARIFDRVVIAVLENPSKRPLFTSGERVTMIRESLGERPSVEVSTFRGLTIDFARQVGARVIVRGLRAVSDFESEFQMALMNRRLEPDVTTVFIPTSLRHLFLSSSLIKELAEFGGDISEFVPANVVGPLKQRLTKGAQA
- the rpmF gene encoding 50S ribosomal protein L32, whose translation is MALPKTRYAHARQGERRAHLAIKRLQLVECSQCHQPKRPHAICRNCGYYDGREVIKTD